A genome region from Microtus ochrogaster isolate Prairie Vole_2 chromosome 1, MicOch1.0, whole genome shotgun sequence includes the following:
- the Clba1 gene encoding uncharacterized protein CLBA1 isoform X1 — protein MQGGQEVRRESASDLVQDPGEGSLHQTAGKQSGDDLERRRLCCDGPLTLPDAKASGSRLEEGLPTCTLSCLHPGELSGGWGEFEGFRESSAKSEQFAQSFELLGRAAERQSLKTPSIPKEHGSCQMQRGGPWVTGTAAGSSSESILSYEKVFRFAFQEVPVERTTEDICSLDHFLEASSEENGGLASVPRLCFESRKLWRALQNTDTVSTSRYLWSESHCREKLLPVLGVDATQKSLSEDQGHILEGSDLRKPEELLEVSSFHLHHCKALIQTKLSGTSGSRQGSLITYSLFLKTPLQGNGHYITIPQKKIFTPRNLKMALFNNNVC, from the exons ATGCAAGGTGGGCAGGAGGTGAGGAGAGAGTCAGCGAGTGACCTCGTACAGGACCCTGGAGAGGGGTCCCTCCACCAAACAGCTGGGAAACAGAGTGGTGACGATTTGGAACGGAGGAGACTCTGTTGCGATggtcccctgactctgcctgacGCGAAAGCTAGCGGctccaggctggaagagggtcTTCCCACCTGCACACTCAGCTGTCTGCACCCAGGGGAGCTCAGCGGCGGGTGGGGAGAGTTCGAAGGCTTCAGGGAATCTTCAGCTAAGTCTGAGCAGTTTGCTCAGTCATTTGAACTCCTAGGGAGAGCTGCAGAACGCCAGTCACTGAAAACCCCTTCAATCCCAAAAGAGCATGGTTCTTGCCAGATGCAGCGAGGTGGACCCTGGGTGACAGGAACTGCTGCTGGCTCATCTTCTGAG TCCATTCTCAGCTATGAGAAGGTTTTTAGGTTTGCGTTTCAGGAAGTCCCAGTGGAACGGACAACTGAAGACATCTGTTCTCTAGACCATTTCTTAGAAGCAAGCAGTGAAGAAAATGGTGGCCTTGCATCTGTGCCCAGACTGTG TTTTGAATCTAGAAAGCTCTGGAGAGCCCTTCAGAACACTGACACTGTGTCCACTTCACGGTATCTCTGGAGTGAATCTCACTGTCGGGAGAAGCTCCTTCCTGTCCTTGGTGTAGACGCTACTCAGAAG AGCCTTTCTGAAGACCAGGGTCATATTCTGGAAGGTTCTGATCTCAGAAAGCCTGAAGAGCTGCTTGAAGTCAGCAGCTTCCACCTACACCACTGCAAAGCCCTGATTCAGACCAAG CTCTCAGGGACGTCTGGCAGCAGACAGGGCAGCCTGATCACCTACAGCCTGTTTCTGAAGACACCACTACAAGGAAATGGACACTACATCACCATTCCACAAAAAAAGATCTTTACTCCACGCAACCTAAAAATGGCACTCTTTAATAACAATGTTTGCTAA
- the Cdca4 gene encoding cell division cycle-associated protein 4 produces the protein MFARGLKRKYGDQEEGVEGFGTVPSYCLQRQSLLDMSLVKLQLCHMLVEPNLCRSVLIANTVRQIQEEMSRDGVWHGMAPQNVEQRAPIDRLVSTEILCRTARGTDGEHPTPELEDDPLQSSASELPIVSSAQGQRNPQSSLWEMDNPQENRGSFQKSLDQIFETLENKSPSSVEELFSDVDSSYYDLDTVLTGMMSGTKPSLCNGLESFAAAPPPPSSTCKSDLAELDHVVEILVET, from the coding sequence ATGTTTGCCAGAGGGCTGAAGAGGAAATACGGTGACCAGGAGGAAGGAGTAGAGGGTTTTGGCACTGTCCCTTCCTATTGCCTGCAGCGGCAGTCACTCCTGGACATGTCCCTGGTCAAGCTCCAGCTCTGCCACATGTTAGTGGAACCCAACCTCTGCCGCTCGGTCCTCATCGCCAACACGGTCCGGCAGATCCAAGAGGAAATGAGTCGGGATGGTGTGTGGCATGGGATGGCACCCCAGAATGTCGAACAGCGGGCACCAATTGACCGCCTGGTCTCCACAGAGATCCTGTGTCGTACAGCCAGGGGAACTGACGGGGAGCACCCCACTCCTGAACTGGAAGATGATCCCCTGCAAAGCTCAGCTTCTGAGCTTCCCATAGTCAGCTCAGCacagggacagagaaaccctCAGAGCAGCCTCTGGGAGATGGACAACCCACAAGAAAACCGGGGAAGCTTTCAGAAGTCACTGGACCAGATATTTGAGACCCTGGAGAACAAAAGCCCCAGCTCAGTGGAGGAACTCTTCTCAGACGTGGACAGCTCCTACTATGACCTAGACACGGTGCTAACAGGAATGATGAGTGGGACCAAACCCAGTCTCTGCAATGGCCTCGAGAGCTTTGCTGCagctcccccacctcccagctccacTTGCAAGTCAGATCTGGCTGAGCTGGACCATGTAGTAGAGATTCTGGTGGAGACCTGA
- the Clba1 gene encoding uncharacterized protein CLBA1 isoform X2 produces MQGGQEVRRESASDLVQDPGEGSLHQTAGKQSGDDLERRRLCCDGPLTLPDAKASGSRLEEGLPTCTLSCLHPGELSGGWGEFEGFRESSAKSEQFAQSFELLGRAAERQSLKTPSIPKEHGSCQMQRGGPWVTGTAAGSSSESILSYEKVFRFAFQEVPVERTTEDICSLDHFLEASSEENGGLASVPRLCFESRKLWRALQNTDTVSTSRYLWSESHCREKLLPVLGVDATQKSLSEDQGHILEGSDLRKPEELLEVSSFHLHHCKALIQTKQLHAR; encoded by the exons ATGCAAGGTGGGCAGGAGGTGAGGAGAGAGTCAGCGAGTGACCTCGTACAGGACCCTGGAGAGGGGTCCCTCCACCAAACAGCTGGGAAACAGAGTGGTGACGATTTGGAACGGAGGAGACTCTGTTGCGATggtcccctgactctgcctgacGCGAAAGCTAGCGGctccaggctggaagagggtcTTCCCACCTGCACACTCAGCTGTCTGCACCCAGGGGAGCTCAGCGGCGGGTGGGGAGAGTTCGAAGGCTTCAGGGAATCTTCAGCTAAGTCTGAGCAGTTTGCTCAGTCATTTGAACTCCTAGGGAGAGCTGCAGAACGCCAGTCACTGAAAACCCCTTCAATCCCAAAAGAGCATGGTTCTTGCCAGATGCAGCGAGGTGGACCCTGGGTGACAGGAACTGCTGCTGGCTCATCTTCTGAG TCCATTCTCAGCTATGAGAAGGTTTTTAGGTTTGCGTTTCAGGAAGTCCCAGTGGAACGGACAACTGAAGACATCTGTTCTCTAGACCATTTCTTAGAAGCAAGCAGTGAAGAAAATGGTGGCCTTGCATCTGTGCCCAGACTGTG TTTTGAATCTAGAAAGCTCTGGAGAGCCCTTCAGAACACTGACACTGTGTCCACTTCACGGTATCTCTGGAGTGAATCTCACTGTCGGGAGAAGCTCCTTCCTGTCCTTGGTGTAGACGCTACTCAGAAG AGCCTTTCTGAAGACCAGGGTCATATTCTGGAAGGTTCTGATCTCAGAAAGCCTGAAGAGCTGCTTGAAGTCAGCAGCTTCCACCTACACCACTGCAAAGCCCTGATTCAGACCAAG CAGCTGCATGCGAGGTGA